The Streptomyces sp. cg36 genomic interval GGTCACCGGCGCGCGCAAGGGCGATCCGGCCGGGGCGCTGCGGCTGACGCGCCGCCCCGAGGACCTGCCGGCACCGGCGCTCTCGCAGATCGTCTGCACGTTCGCGGAGAACACGCCGACCTCCTCGGGCAGCCGCCAGGTGGTGCTCGGCGGCCCGACCGACGATCCCGCCCGGGGCTACGCCTGCACGGCGGAGATGAAGTCGCGCCCGGACGCCTCGCCCACCCTGGGCGACATGTTGCGCCCGGCCCCGTGAGCCCCGCCCCCGCCGCGCGCGGGTGGGGGCGCCGGGGCCGTCTTCGGCACGCGGAACCGATCGTGCCGCACCGGTCGTCTTGGGGGGCGTGCAACAGCGTCATGGTGTGGGCGGCGGCGCCGCCATCCGGTTCCGCGCGGCGGGATGCGCTCTTCTCCTCGCGCATCTGACGCTGGTCGCGTCTCTCACCCTGCGGCCCCGCGACGTCGTGTGGGTGGCCGCGCCCAATCTGACCCCGCTCGCCGGGATCCGCGCCGACCTGGCGCTGGGGACGCTGGAGGCGGTCGAGCGCATCGGCGCCGGGCTGCTGCTCCTGGCCCCGCTGGGCGTGCTGCTGCCGCTGGTGGGCGGGCGCCTCGACGTCTCCCCGGTGGCCTCCCTGCTGCGGACGGCCGCCGCCACGGCGCTCGTCTCGCTCGGCATCGCCCTGCTCCAGACGGGGGTGCCGGGGCGGGTGGCGGACGTGGACTCGCTGCTCCTGAACACGGCCGGGGCGGCGCTCGCCCACATCGCCGTGGTGCCCGCCGCCCGGCTCGCGCTGCGCCGCCGCCGGGACCGGGCCGTGCCGCGCCCGGCCCCGGTCTCCCACCCGGGCCCGGCTCAGGGTCGTACCCCGACGATTCCCAGGGTCGGGATCGCCCCGTAGTCCGACGTTTTGCCCGCTTCCCGGGGGCAGGATCGAGTCATGGCGCAAACGCCACGCACCAGCCACGACTCGGCCCCGAAGGAGCCCTCATGAACACCCTCACCCGCCCCCGCGACGGCCGGATGATCGGCGGCGTGTGCGCGGCGCTGGCCCGGCGCTTCGGCACCTCGGCCACCACGATGCGCGTGCTCTTCGTGGCGTCCTGTCTGCTGCCGGGCCCGCAGTTCCTGCTCTACCTCGCGCTGTGGGTCCTCTTCCCGGCCGAGAAGACCCCGAGCACCGCCTGGTGACCCCGGCGGCGGGCCGCGCGGGGCGCCGGGCTCAGCCCAGTACCTCGCGGACCTTCGCGAGCTGCTTGTCCGCGACCTCCCTCGGCACCTCCACCAGCGGCTGCGCCCGGCCCTCGACGGGCGCGCCGAGGTTGATCGTCATGAAGCGCACGATCGTCGGGCCCTGGCGCACGACGACGATGTGCACCGGCGTGTCCACGTTCACCTGGGTCGACGTGGCCGACCAGCTGACCGACTCGTCCCCGCCGACGCGGTACGGCCGCGCCCTCACCTGCCGGTAGACGGAGTTGGTGCCGCCGAGTTCGGCCCGGAAGCCGGTGCACCCGGCGAGCGCCGCCCGCAGGTCCTTGATCAGCTTCTCGGCGTCGGGCCGGGCGTAGTCGCTGAGCGAGGCGGCGACCGCGAGGCCGAGGCGCCGCTGCGAGCCCAGCCCCCGGTTGACGGTCTCGCGCGCCTTGGGGCTCGGCCGGTCGCCCATGACGTCGGCGAGCGGCTGGCACCGCCCGCGGTCGGCCTGCGGGCGGCCCTGGCCCTGCGCGGTGGTGTCGGCGGAGACCTGGTAGCCGGGCACGTCCCCCTGTTCGAGGGCGGCCCGCTGCAGCTTGGTGCGCCCGGCGGCCGAGGCCGGGGTGCCGCCCCGGGCGGACCCGGACCCCTTGCCGTCGCCCCCGCCGGAGGAGCCGCACGCGGCGGTGAGGCACAGCGCCGACACCGTCAGTACGGCGAGTCCGGTCGCCTTCACACGCATCCTGGAAACCCTACTCACCTGTCAATCGCCTGCGTACGAGCCGCGATCCTGACACACGCGCGGCGGGGCGCACACCCGCAACCGGGTGTGCGCCCCGCCACAACGCCTCAAAGCACCGCCAGGCGGTACGTTTCGGCCATCAGCCGCCGAGCGGCAGACCGCCGCCGAGGCCGCCGACCGGCAGACCGCCGAGCAGGCCGCCCACCGGGTCGGTGGCGCCGGCCGGTACGGCCGAGGCGCCCTTGCCCAGGGCGTTCTGACCGGCGGTCAGGGACTCGGCGGCACCCATCGGGAGCTTCTTGGTCACGCCCGACAGAACGGGGAGTTCGGGAAGGCCGGCGGCGGCGGGCGCGGCGGCGGCCGAACCGGCGGCAGCGGCGGCGAAGGCGACACCGACAGCGGCGGTACCGAGTGTCTTGACGGCAGACTGCTTCATCAGGAATTCATCCTAGGGAAGGGGATGTGAGCGGCTCTGCAAGCTAGTCAGACCGCCGTGCGCGCCGCAAACCCCGACACCACCGGGAAACGGCCGGTGAATCAACTCCCCCGGCCGTTCCGGCGATTGAACTATTACCCCATGGGCGCGGTAGACCCGCTGGTCGCAGCGGTCTGCTTGAACAACCATTCGGATTTCAGCTCGGCGTATCCGGGCTTGATGACGTCATTGATCATCGCGAGGCGTTCGTCGAAAGGAATGAACGCTGATTTCATCGCATTGACAGTGAACCACTGCATGTCGTCGAGCGTGTAGCCGAACGCCTCGGTCAGCCGCTCGAATTCCTGGCTCATGCTGGTGCCGCTCATCAGCCGGTTGTCGGTGTTCACGGTGGCCCGGAAGTGCAGCCGGCGCAGCAGCCCGATCGGGTGTTCGGCGTAGGAAGCGGCGGCGCCGGTCTGGAGGTTGGACGTCGGGCACATCTCCAGCGGGATCCGCTTGTCCCGCACGTACGCGGCGAGCCGGCCCAGCTTCACCGTGCCGTCCCCGGCGACCTCGATGTCGTCGATGATCCGCACCCCGTGGCCCAGCCGGTCGGCGCCGCACCACTGGAGCGCCTGCCAGATCGACGGGAGGCCGAACGCCTCGCCCGCGTGGATGGTGAAGTGGTTGTTCTCGCGCTTGAGGTACTCGAACGCGTCCAGGTGCCGGGTGGGCGGGAAGCCCGCCTCGGCGCCCGCGATGTCGAAGCCGACGACGCCCGAGTCCCGGTAGGAGTTGGCCAGTTCGGCGATCTCCAGGGCGCGGGCGGCGTGCCGCATCGCGGTGAGCAGGGCGCCGACGCGGATGCGGTTGCCCGCCTCGCGGGCCCGGCGCTCGCCCTCCCGGAAGCCCTCGTTGACGGCTTCCACGACCTCCTGGAGGGTCAGCCCCTTCTCCAGGTGCTGCTCCGGCGCGTACCTCACCTCGGCGTAGACGACGCCGTCCTGCGCCAGGTCCTCGGCGCACTCGGCGGCGACGCGGAAGAGCGCGTCGCGGGTCTGCATGACGGCGCAGGTGTGCGCGAAGGTCTCCAGATACCGCTCCAGGGAACCGGAGTCGGCGGCTTCCCGGAACCAGATGCCGAGCTTGTCGGCCTCGGTCTCGGGCAGACCGGTGTACCCGGTCTGTTCAGCGATCTCGATGATGGTGCCAGGACGCAGACCGCCGTCGAGGTGGTCGTGGAGCAGCACCTTCGGGGCGCGGCGGATCTGGTCCGTGGTCGGTACGTCGGTGGTCTGGCTCGTCATCTGCGCACTCTAGCCCCTACGCGCGTAGATCACCGGGAGTTGATCGGTTGCCGATACGTAACAGTGA includes:
- a CDS encoding VanZ family protein; the encoded protein is MQQRHGVGGGAAIRFRAAGCALLLAHLTLVASLTLRPRDVVWVAAPNLTPLAGIRADLALGTLEAVERIGAGLLLLAPLGVLLPLVGGRLDVSPVASLLRTAAATALVSLGIALLQTGVPGRVADVDSLLLNTAGAALAHIAVVPAARLALRRRRDRAVPRPAPVSHPGPAQGRTPTIPRVGIAP
- a CDS encoding PspC domain-containing protein gives rise to the protein MNTLTRPRDGRMIGGVCAALARRFGTSATTMRVLFVASCLLPGPQFLLYLALWVLFPAEKTPSTAW
- a CDS encoding ATP-binding protein, whose protein sequence is MKQSAVKTLGTAAVGVAFAAAAAGSAAAAPAAAGLPELPVLSGVTKKLPMGAAESLTAGQNALGKGASAVPAGATDPVGGLLGGLPVGGLGGGLPLGG
- a CDS encoding adenosine deaminase; this encodes MTSQTTDVPTTDQIRRAPKVLLHDHLDGGLRPGTIIEIAEQTGYTGLPETEADKLGIWFREAADSGSLERYLETFAHTCAVMQTRDALFRVAAECAEDLAQDGVVYAEVRYAPEQHLEKGLTLQEVVEAVNEGFREGERRAREAGNRIRVGALLTAMRHAARALEIAELANSYRDSGVVGFDIAGAEAGFPPTRHLDAFEYLKRENNHFTIHAGEAFGLPSIWQALQWCGADRLGHGVRIIDDIEVAGDGTVKLGRLAAYVRDKRIPLEMCPTSNLQTGAAASYAEHPIGLLRRLHFRATVNTDNRLMSGTSMSQEFERLTEAFGYTLDDMQWFTVNAMKSAFIPFDERLAMINDVIKPGYAELKSEWLFKQTAATSGSTAPMG